From the genome of Lotus japonicus ecotype B-129 chromosome 6, LjGifu_v1.2, one region includes:
- the LOC130725931 gene encoding transcription factor GAMYB-like → MSSTTTSGSEGQKVTKRRRSSLSAEEGSSGGNSTGEGPLKKGPWTSAEDEILVDYVKKHGEGNWNAVQKHSGLARCGKSCRLRWANHLRPDLKKGAFTTEEENRILELHAKMGNKWARMAAELPGRTDNEIKNYWNTRIKRMQRAGLPLYPEEICRRVFTGNQENLNVGTLTNEATHHDDLSQTDNNFVAPDVDFRNFKLRRDVLYEPSIFEMPENSVVEQNPDPSRGYILLPMVHPSKQLPESDMMHTSLGSAAVFDQYGNHTYENTSDPPKLYGNYTCENNSDSSLYDPVLSVSYQFHGDNLVGSHATNGNNSSSSAAVSGATKLELPSLQYFETQQGGWGRPAPQLPSLESVDTLISPPVELTTQSDPVSPESSGLLESIIYHSKSLKVSNVDLQDTVPVETDKNLASNPAKTEWNEQLETHSPLGQSTSDYTPIRMCLVDEPQSVETEHVHEADTAYSFSNKENLNQINISRPDAVFDLGWFGNDMWQ, encoded by the exons ATGAGTAGCACCACAACAAGTGGGAGTGAGGGTCAAAAAGTGACCAAGCGTCGCCGGTCATCATTATCAGCTGAAGAAGGTAGTAGCGGAGGCAACTCGACAGGAGAAGGTCCTCTGAAGAAAGGCCCCTGGACCTCAGCAGAGGATGAAATTTTGGTTGACTATGTCAAAAAGCATGGGGAAGGGAATTGGAATGCAGTTCAAAAGCATTCAGGACTTGCCCGTTGTGGAAAAAGCTGCCGTCTGCGATGGGCAAATCATTTGAGACCAGATCTGAAAAAGGGTGCATTTACTACGGAGGAGGAGAACCGGATCCTCGAGCTTCATGCTAAAATGGGAAATAAATGGGCTCGAATGGCTGCAGAG TTGCCTGGACGTACAGATAACGAGATAAAGAACTACTGGAACACCAGAATCAAGAGAATGCAACGAGCCGGCTTGCCACTCTACCCCGAGGAAATATGTCGACGGGTGTTCACTGGCAATCAAGAAAACCTAAATGTTGGCACCTTGACAAATGAAGCCACCCATCATGATGATCTCTCACAAACAGACAACAATTTTGTCGCACCTGATGTGGATTTTAGAAATTTCAAACTTCGTCGGGATGTATTATACGAGCCATCAATTTTCGAAATGCCTGAAAACAGCGTGGTTGAGCAAAATCCGGATCCATCCCGTGGTTACATCTTGTTGCCAATGGTGCATCCCTCCAAGCAGCTTCCGGAGTCAGATATGATGCATACTAGTTTGGGCAGTGCTGCTGTGTTTGATCAGTATGGTAATCATACTTATGAGAACACTTCTGACCCTCCTAAGTTGTATGGCAATTATACTTGTGAGAACAATTCTGACTCTTCTCTGTATGACCCTGTTCTTAGCGTCAGCTATCAGTTTCACGGGGATAACCTGGTTGGCAGCCATGCCACAAATGGCAataactcttcttcttctgcggCCGTATCCGGGGCCACGAAGTTGGAGCTCCCTTCACTCCAATATTTCGAGACTCAACAAGGTGGCTGGGGCAGGCCTGCACCCCAACTTCCTTCACTTGAGTCTGTTGATACATTGATTTCTCCTCCAGTTGAACTTACTACTCAGTCAGATCCTGTTTCTCCAGAAAGCAGTGGTTTGCTGGAATCTATAATCTACCATTCAAAGAGTTTGAAAGTCTCTAATGTTGATTTGCAAGACACTGTTCCTGTTGAAACAGACAAGAATTTAGCCTCTAATCCTGCAAAGACAGAATGGAATGAACAACTGGAGACACATTCCCCCTTAGGTCAGTCTACTTCAGACTATACTCCTATTAGAATGTGCTTGGTGGATGAGCCTCAATCAGTTGAAACAG AGCATGTGCATGAGGCAGATACAGCTTATAGCTTCAGTAATAAAGAGAATTTGAATCAGATAAATATTTCTAGGCCTGATGCTGTATTTGACTTGGGTTGGTTTGGGAATGATATGTGGCAATGA
- the LOC130725458 gene encoding uncharacterized protein LOC130725458 → MCRREDQSRVQHGVGRSGGSFSVFIDGLSDGVTKDMVTAIFAKAGVLTDVFVQFKRREGRQFRFGFVRFQKDMDARRAIRMFNGMKFRGAFLTVKRARYQVNRGLATSPLRNDSRLKFAVRGKVWKPKVVVQEDTQMRMEDELNSNVSYSLDEEDVEWVNRCACATMHGVQSMEAVWEKLKMFGLVNMKLKVMGARDVLLEFESNTEMQATLSEAKAVLDEIFEWFGPCSKLLVGKSQLVWVRVWRVPVGAWNHSFFVAIGNTLGHFVCVDGITARKERLDFGRLLVITANPLIEQHIVVAKIDGECCEVMVEKEMSKYQDWSGLRQEVKNLKKADSSNSEDQISEMGMEDQGLIKMVEEVPAGKHAVVEVLQHLKDAGYGVQ, encoded by the coding sequence ATGTGTAGGAGGGAGGATCAGAGTAGAGTGCAACATGGTGTAGGCAGATCTGGAGGTTCCTTTTCAGTTTTTATTGATGGCTTAAGTGATGGGGTCACGAAGGATATGGTGACAGCGATTTTTGCTAAAGCTGGTGTGTTGACGGATGTCTTCGTGCAGTTTAAACGCCGGGAAGGAAGGCAATTCAGGTTTGGATTTGTCCGGTTTCAGAAGGATATGGATGCGAGGCGTGCTATAAGGATGTTCAACGGCATGAAATTCAGAGGAGCCTTTCTTACTGTTAAGAGGGCGCGGTATCAAGTCAATCGGGGCTTGGCGACGTCCCCTTTGCGCAATGATTCGCGTTTGAAGTTTGCTGTAAGAGGCAAGGTGTGGAAGCCGAAGGTGGTGGTGCAGGAGGACACGCAAATGAGAATGGAAGATGAGTTAAATTCAAATGTAAGCTATTCCTTGGATGAGGAGGATGTTGAGTGGGTGAATAGGTGTGCTTGTGCCACTATGCACGGGGTTCAGTCCATGGAAGCGGTGTGGGAGAAGTTGAAGATGTTCGGGTTAGTTAATATGAAGCTTAAAGTGATGGGTGCGCGAGATGTGCTTCTAGAATTTGAGTCGAATACAGAAATGCAGGCAACGCTCTCTGAAGCAAAGGCGGTTCTGGATGAGATTTTTGAGTGGTTTGGCCCTTGTTCGAAACTATTGGTGGGAAAATCTCAATTGGTGTGGGTGAGAGTTTGGAGAGTACCGGTCGGAGCATGGAATCATTCTTTCTTTGTGGCAATTGGAAATACGCTTGGCCATTTTGTATGCGTCGATGGCATCACTGCTAGAAAGGAGAGGCTCGACTTTGGGAGGCTCTTGGTAATCACGGCGAACCCGCTCATTGAACAGCATATTGTAGTGGCAAAGATTGATGGAGAATGTTGTGAAGTGATGGTAGAGAAAGAGATGTCAAAATACCAAGATTGGTCGGGCTTGAGACAGGAAGTAAAGAACCTCAAGAAGGCAGATTCATCAAATTCTGAGGATCAGATATCAGAGATGGGGATGGAAGATCAGGGCCTGATAAAGATGGTTGAGGAAGTTCCAGCGGGCAAACATGCGGTGGTGGAAGTGTTACAACACTTGAAAGATGCTGGTTACGGGGTGCAGTAG